One segment of Triticum aestivum cultivar Chinese Spring chromosome 2A, IWGSC CS RefSeq v2.1, whole genome shotgun sequence DNA contains the following:
- the LOC123185777 gene encoding vacuolar iron transporter homolog 2-like has product MDHHVGSSHVHADGERRAKEEDVVVVLAVDAEAADPKPVEADDRPGDGEGGVNYMARAQWLRAAVLGANDGLVSVASLMIGVSAVNDGGKTMLVSGLAGLVAGACSMAIGEFVSVYAQYDIEVAQIKRDGAKGKKESLASPTLAALASALAFAVGALLPLLAGGFVRPYGARVGAVCAATTVGLAGFGAAGGYLGGASMLRSGSRVLLGGWVAMAVTYGVLWLFAKVSHIQVSSLG; this is encoded by the coding sequence ATGGACCATCACGTCGGCTCCTCCCACGTGCACGCCGACGGCGAGCGCAGGGCCAAGGAGGAGGACGTCGTCGTGGTGCTCGCCGTCGACGCCGAGGCGGCCGATCCGAAGCCGGTCGAGGCCGACGACCGcccgggcgacggcgagggcggcgtCAACTACATGGCCCGCGCGCAGTGGCTCCGCGCGGCGGTCCTCGGCGCCAACGACGGCCTCGTCTCCGTGGCGTCCCTCATGATCGGCGTCAGCGCCGTCAACGACGGCGGCAAGACGATGCTCGTGTCGGGCCTGGCCGGGCTGGTGGCCGGCGCCTGCAGCATGGCCATCGGCGAGTTCGTGTCCGTGTACGCGCAGTACGACATCGAGGTGGCCCAGATCAAGCGCGACGGCGCCAAGGGCAAGAAGGAGAGCCTGGCGAGCCCGACGCTGGCCGCGCTCGCGTCGGCGCTGGCGTTCGCGGTGGGCGCGCTCCTGCCGCTGCTGGCCGGCGGGTTCGTGAGGCCGTATGGCGCCAGGGTCGGGGCGGTGTGCGCGGCGACCACCGTGGGCCTGGCCGGCTTCGGCGCGGCGGGCGGGTACCTGGGCGGCGCGAGCATGTTACGGTCGGGGTCCAGGGTCCTCCTGGGCGGGTGGGTCGCCATGGCGGTCACGTACGGCGTACTCTGGCTGTTCGCCAAGGTGTCCCACATTCAGGTCTCGTCGCTGGGGTGA